TCatgtttaaaaaaacttattctaTAAAGTTCgttctaaaatgtattttatattttctaaaaatgaTGTTTCAAAAATTCTGGAAAGCTTCTTCTGTGGTAGAAGaggtaataaaaaaatcacttttacaAAGGATAAAACATGATTCTAGAAATCATAGGggtgaaattaaaaattatgggTGTGCAGGAGGAAAACGATGATAGCGTGTATGTTGATTGGATTAGCGGTAGGTTTGTCTAAGATTGAAagatgctccctccaccaccactgcCTTCTTCCAGCACCTCctcaatttactttttttccaaaattatccttaagttaatttttctttttacttttaaattaactttttatatttttaattaaaaaccctaattcTATACCCTCATTCCAGCACACACCACACCCCCcgtctcttctctttcttttttccatttCCGTCACCCACCACCTCCCCTCccctcttctctttttcttttccattttcctcACACCCACCACCCtccctccccccccccccccccccctcccctccttctccttctctttcccttttatatatatatatatatatatatatataaataaaatgtgtgTGCTGGTAtgtgataaaaatgaaaaatattcattaactaCTAAAATCTTATTAAGAAAAAGTTGTGTGTTTTACTGTATAACGTCTCATGAAAACATCGAAAAAAACTCAGCGAAAAAAACATAGAAGTAGATGACGAATATGGAGACTTAAACGGATATTCATATCCGTTTGGCTTGGCCTACGGATGTTGGATCTTTCATTTcggtttattttttttaacgttttaATTACTGTAATTCAATTTTCACTAAGGGCAATTGTGGAATGGGgtggtgcaggaagaaatttgtGATGGTgtagggagcaacaccctttaAGATTTTGTTAGGAAAAAACcgtttattaataaaataatcacttattataaattaagttataaTCCATTATTTTATGTCTgaagttttccaaaaatattacaaaaaaatacacTCAAGTTTGGATCAAAGTctaggtttttattttatgattaaataagCTCATGCATAATTCGTATTTACAGAAAACTAattcaaacaagaaaaaatgtaaaaccaTTTCACGGCCAAAATTCAAAGTTTACCGAACTCTTCAATCTTCTTGATAAGTTTTTGATAAGAGAGACCATATATAAAAATAGCAAcaacagcaaaaaaaaaacccaataGAAAATTGTTGTGCAAATTTAACAATAGTGGATCTACATGGCCATTATCAAAATGATAATTGTTCCACGAGCAATGTTCAGACCATTTCAAAAAGATGCAACTGAAAAATAAGAAGCCCGTTCATACCCATAAATAGAATTTacttttgaatgaaaaaaaaaaatacacaggTAGAGATGTTGTCAAGCTGTCAATAGTTCATCTTACAACCTTATAAGACGCATGAACATAAAGGCAAATAGTTTTTCCCTGAACAGGAGAAAAATGAGTGCTATACGAAGTTTGTCTTCAAATCATGGTCTGCAACATCGCAATACAATCTAGATTTGCGATGAAATCTAAAACTGAATCAAATACTAATGTATATCCACATTGACGTTCAAAGCCCTGCTTTAGCATGTCTTCTGAATGGAACACAGATAATAGTTCTGTAACTGCATATTGGCATCCGTCATACTCTGACTACAAATTCCTTCAAATAAAAGGGAAAAATCTACCCTGGAGGTCCACAAAACCTAACTACGAAATTTGCATTTTTCAAGTTGCAACAAAAGCAAACTTCAGTCTGCACGACTGCCACTGCTACTTGCAGAGGATCTTTTGCCAGTATATTTCTGCaacacattaaaacaaaatacgTTACTATCATTCAGGTCAATGATACAGATAAAGTAAATGTTGCTTGTGCTTGACAATATacacaaaacaaattaaaggggcaaaaagtaaaatgaagAGAGCCAATTTAAGCGTAAGCTTACCTGCTTTCCAATGTTGAATGGTATGTATTTGTATTTGATCATGTGTGCAATTTGGCGCCTCATAGTAAGGACAAACAGAACAACCCAGTAACAGAGTAATATTGGCCAGAACACAGGAACATCAAACACAGAAAAGAAAGTCATCATAAATGCTATGCAGAAAGCCTTTGTGAAAGAATACCTGCAACCAATAACAACTCAAATCATTACGCTCATTCGGCAaccatgattttttttaaactgttTTTAACAGACACAGGTAGGCTTATAGCATGTTAATATCTCACTATTGTAAATGACATTCCTTGTTAGACATATGTAAAGGGATATGGATTAATGGCAGCACACTATCTCAAAAATGGATAATTAAACAAATCAACTCACGCCACCATACTCATCTATGAAGTTACTCCAGTTATACAATATCAATCATCAATTAGCCAGGTTTTGCTCCATATACCTCAAATTTCAAAAGGGGCAAGGGGATATTCACATATTTTGTTAAGCAATAATAGTTCCCTGATAAAATTTAGTCATTTggatttttaaaactaaatctTTGACTAAGCATGAAATTTGTCAGGACAAACAGTCATGTGTTTCAAAAGATGCAAGTGATTATTGACACAGAGAATTTCGGTAATGGCAATCAAATTAATTGAAGAAGCACAGCCAAATTGTATGATTCATCATGCAACAGATATGGTAAAAAGTGTTCAATATGACTGATAAAACCAGGAAAATAAGTAAGACATGAAAGATAAACAACAGTTTGTTCAATAgagaataatataaatagaaaatttattattcatgtaacattttaaaaagataaaatattgttCCTATGCAATTATCAGCTTCTGTATGCAATGCTAATGACTAAAAGCTTGGAGCAAAATGTCTGTGGCAATTAACTCATACTATAGAGAAACATTTTCATCATAGCTATCACCTCTGTAAAGCTTACACTACCTCTATAAAGCTTATTAGCGTCAAATGAAATACAGAAATGACTCAGAGTCATATTCAGGTAACCGAAATGACAAATGAACATTACAAAAATTACAAGtcaattttcaatgaaaaagaaagacaaaagTACGAACAAATATAGAGGCATTGAAGCATCAGGTAGGCAAATACAACGAAGGAGTTCATATCAAACTATTAACATGAACCTCACATTTGATCCAAGTTTAGCTTCAAAATTATTAAAGCAGGTTTTGCGTCAGCATAAGATAATGTTCGTGTTTTTATATGTATGACAATGCTCATGCTGTGTTAAATGTTAACAACCATACTATACCACCCACACAACAAAATTCCTAAATTACCAGAACTTAAACTCAGGCAGTCGGCGAATGAACGGTTTGAACTCGTCAGAACCTTTAGTCGGCAGCAAAGGCCCATCAGAAGGCTCCATTTCAGGATCGACCAACGGTGACAGAAACCCAATCAACAGATTCAGCAGGTAGATGCCCAATCCATAAGACACGATGTAAAATCCCTGGACATAAAAAACCCGCAAAACAAAGATCGACACAATAACCAAACTCCCAATCCATCTATACGTGGCGTGTGGCGTGGATTTATCCAGATAATATTGAAATAGCTTCGCAAATTCCTGCCACTTTTGGTTCACGGGTGCAGCAGCCGAGGCACTGCTGCCTCCAGTTCCTTCCATTCAACTCACAATCTGCAAACAAAAAGCCATACACGAGACTTACAAACAACCAATTCATTCCAAATctgacaaaaatataaacataaaataaaggtGCACGCTATCTAATTTCTTGCACAAGCAGACACACGCCAATTAAACGACACTAAATTTACTTGCATAACGAGAAATGTGTAGTTTATAAATCAGAGGTTCACATTCTAATAATCGTAACGTTTAGTTTACATAGATTCCGATTAGAGGAATTAAAGGAGAGAAAACATGCGTCGTTTTCATAGTTGGAATCAATATCTAGTGTTCTGGTGGCGGTATTTGAAGAATctgaaaaccctaaaattttgGAGGATGGAAATGGAAACTGCGAAAGATAATTGAAATATGGCGAAAGAGTGAGAGAAGCGAAATGCATCGAAGAATTGGAGCTGACCTGCGAGGACAATTTAGATCTCCAACACGAATCGAAGAGAGGATTGAAT
The Vigna angularis cultivar LongXiaoDou No.4 chromosome 5, ASM1680809v1, whole genome shotgun sequence genome window above contains:
- the LOC108338882 gene encoding protein RER1B, which translates into the protein MEGTGGSSASAAAPVNQKWQEFAKLFQYYLDKSTPHATYRWIGSLVIVSIFVLRVFYVQGFYIVSYGLGIYLLNLLIGFLSPLVDPEMEPSDGPLLPTKGSDEFKPFIRRLPEFKFWYSFTKAFCIAFMMTFFSVFDVPVFWPILLCYWVVLFVLTMRRQIAHMIKYKYIPFNIGKQKYTGKRSSASSSGSRAD